The Deinococcus sp. AJ005 genome includes a window with the following:
- a CDS encoding alpha/beta fold hydrolase, with protein sequence MSETLRGARLESGEGPGEWIFSAQATFSGVEVPLRLGAQSWGTLNAARDNAVLVCHYYTGTMRAAGLNPDGTPGWWAALIGPGLALNTDRFFVICMNTPSNVQAHDPGIVTTGPDTPHPDGKVWSGRFPAWDFGDLHAIQLELMRALGVERWHAVAGPSLGGLQALQWAARTPRLAPRVVAVAASPHIGTVLRDAFTPFLHQVARAGGLDSALRLITFFGLGADGLESMFRDADFGTYLSSRSGTASLPHILDIARLIETHDLAAVAPPPELFAHWTEAGLRLLTVNIAVDQFFPASEMRTFAQASAAAGVSHAHLEFASAQGHLGCVNDTLAFATQMRDLLDTPAAPLLPVANAERFPQV encoded by the coding sequence ATGAGCGAGACGTTGCGGGGGGCAAGGCTGGAGTCGGGCGAGGGGCCGGGCGAGTGGATCTTCTCGGCGCAGGCGACGTTTTCGGGTGTGGAAGTGCCGCTGCGACTGGGCGCGCAGTCCTGGGGGACACTGAACGCGGCGCGTGACAATGCCGTACTGGTCTGTCATTACTACACCGGCACCATGCGCGCGGCAGGACTGAACCCGGACGGAACGCCCGGTTGGTGGGCGGCGCTGATCGGGCCGGGACTGGCGCTGAACACGGACCGCTTCTTCGTGATCTGTATGAACACGCCGTCCAACGTGCAGGCCCATGATCCTGGCATCGTGACCACCGGGCCAGACACCCCTCACCCAGATGGGAAGGTGTGGAGCGGGCGGTTTCCGGCCTGGGATTTTGGCGACCTGCATGCCATTCAACTGGAATTGATGCGGGCGCTGGGGGTGGAGCGGTGGCACGCTGTGGCTGGCCCCAGTCTGGGCGGGTTGCAGGCCCTCCAGTGGGCGGCGCGGACCCCCAGACTTGCGCCGCGCGTGGTGGCGGTGGCCGCCAGCCCACACATCGGCACCGTGCTGCGTGACGCCTTCACTCCCTTTTTGCATCAGGTGGCGCGGGCAGGCGGCCTGGACAGTGCGCTGCGGCTGATCACTTTCTTCGGTCTGGGCGCTGATGGGCTGGAATCGATGTTCCGGGACGCAGATTTCGGCACTTATCTCTCCTCCCGCTCGGGGACCGCCAGCCTGCCGCACATTCTGGACATTGCGCGGCTGATAGAGACGCACGATCTGGCGGCAGTGGCCCCGCCCCCCGAGTTGTTTGCTCACTGGACTGAGGCTGGACTGCGGCTGCTCACCGTGAACATCGCTGTGGACCAGTTCTTCCCCGCCTCCGAGATGCGGACCTTCGCGCAGGCGTCGGCGGCAGCGGGGGTCAGTCACGCCCATCTGGAATTTGCCTCCGCGCAGGGGCATCTGGGCTGTGTGAATGACACGCTGGCCTTTGCCACGCAGATGCGGGACCTGCTGGACACTCCCGCAGCGCCGCTTCTACCTGTTGCCAACGCCGAACGCTTTCCGCAGGTCTGA